A single Chryseobacterium sp. DNA region contains:
- a CDS encoding immunity 22 family protein — protein sequence MDKETSHFWLGYFKNEEDFYDFVEEDESYYMEEETEDQYISKFAESQNIKWFDDDFMEYGFEDENLGIYEKFSEYSYADQWLPALEKKLNELGLNTPVNAIIFASRFVIPNPVSVDGEENKLYYIGEIEFEV from the coding sequence ATGGATAAAGAAACTTCTCACTTCTGGCTGGGATATTTTAAAAATGAAGAAGACTTTTATGACTTTGTAGAAGAGGATGAAAGTTACTATATGGAAGAGGAAACGGAAGACCAGTATATTTCAAAATTTGCCGAATCACAAAATATAAAGTGGTTTGATGATGATTTCATGGAATATGGGTTTGAAGATGAAAACTTAGGCATCTATGAAAAATTTTCAGAATACTCCTATGCAGATCAATGGCTTCCGGCACTTGAAAAAAAGCTTAATGAGCTTGGTCTCAATACACCGGTTAACGCTATTATTTTTGCCAGCAGGTTTGTAATTCCTAATCCTGTTTCTGTAGACGGGGAAGAAAATAAACTGTATTATATTGGTGAGATAGAATTTGAGGTATAA